Part of the Fusobacterium sp. IOR10 genome is shown below.
TTTGAAAAATTATAGGGAAAAATTAGAGCAAATAGAAAAAATGGGTGAAAAAAGTGTTGATAATATTATAAATTCAATAGAGGAAAGTAAAAAAAGAGATTATTCTAAAGTATTATATTCCCTTGGAATTCCTGAAGTTGGGAAATTTTTAGCTAATTTACTTGCTGAGAAGAGCAAAAATATTGATAAACTTATAAATATGGAAAAGGAAGAACTGATAGAAATAGATGGAATAGGAGAAAAAGTTGGAAACTCTGTATATAATTTCTTTAGAAATGAAGATAATATTTTAGTTGTGAATAAATTAAAGGATTATGGAATAAACTTTTCTTTAGGAAAAGAGTCTAAGATAGAGAAAAATATATTTGAAAATAAAACCTTTCTAGCTACAGGAAAGCTAGAACATTTCACCAGAAATGAAATTAAAGAAGAAATAGAAAAATTCGGCGGGAAAAATTTATCAGGGGTAAGCAAAAAATTAGATTTTTTAATTGTTGGAAATGATGCAGGAAGCAAATTAAAAAAAGCTAGGGAAATTCCCACAATAAAAATTATAAGTGAGGAAGAATTTTTTCAAATGGTGAAAAATAAAAATGAAAACTAGTCTATAAACATCTTTTAAAATATGTTGAGTTTGACTAGTGAGTATTTATTGTGATAGTATTTATATTACTAAGATGAAAATAAAAAATAGAGGGGAAATTTTAATATGATAGGTAATTTATTAAAGGGAATTTTTGGCACAAAAAATGACAGGGAAATTAAAAGAATTTCTAAGAGAATAGTGGGAATCAATGCACTAGAAAAGGAATATGAAAAATTATCAGATGAAGAACTAAAGGGTAAAACTAAAGAATTTCAAAATAGGTTAAAAGCTGGAGAAACATTGGACAGTTTGTTAGAGGAAGCCTTTGCAGTTGTAAGGGAAGGGTCAAAAAGAGTTTTAAATATGAGACACTATGATGTTCAACTTATTGGTGGGATAGTTCTTTATGAAGGAAAAATTACTGAAATGAAAACTGGAGAGGGAAAAACATTAGTTGCAACTTGTCCAATTTATTTAAATGCCCTTACTGAAAAGGGAGTACATGTAATAACTGTAAATGATTATCTTGCAAAAAGAGATAAGGAACAAATGGGTGAGCTTTTTGAATTTTTAGGTTTAACAACAGGAGTTTTAGTTAGTAATCTTCCTAATAATGAAAGAAAGGAAGCATATAACTGTCATATAACTTATGGGACAAATTCTGAGTTTGGTTTTGATTATTTAAGAGATAATATGGTTGGAACATTGGAAGAAAAGGTTCAAAGAGGTTTAAATTTTTGTATAGTTGATGAGGTGGATTCAATATTAATTGATGAAGCAAGAACACCTTTAATAATTTCTGGAGCAGCAGAGAATACTTCAAAATTATATGAAACATTTAATCAAGTTGCAACTATTCTAGAAAGAAGTAGAGAAACAGAAAAAATAACTGATATAAAAAAGAAAAAAGAAATGAATATTCCAGATGCAAAATGGAAAGATTACGAAGTTGATGAAAAAACTAAAAATATAGTTCTTACTGAAAAGGGAGTAAAAAAAGTTGAAAAAATGTTAAATTTAGAAAATCTATATGCTCCTGAAAATATAGAATTAACTCATTATCTAATGCAATGTTTAAAAGCTAAAGAATTATTCCAAAGGGATAAGGACTATTTAGTAAAAGGTAGTGACGTTGTAATTATAGATGAATTTACAGGTAGAGCCCTTGAGGGAAGAAGATATTCAGACGGTCTTCACCAAGCTATTGAAGCAAAGGAAGGGGTTAAAATAGCTGGGGAAAATCAAACCCTTGCATCAATAACCCTACAAAATTATTTTAGAATGTATAAAAAATTATCAGGAATGACAGGAACAGCAGAAACAGAAGCATCTGAGTTCATGTTTATATATGAATTGCCAGTTGTTATTATTCCAACTAATAAACCTATAATTAGGAAGGATAATGGAGACATAATTTATAAAAGTGAAGAAGAAAAAATAGAAGCTATTGTGGAAGAAATTAAAAAGCTTTATGAAAAAGGTCAACCAGTGCTAGTTGGAACAATAACAATTCAAGGATCAGAATTATTGTCAAATGAATTGAAAAAATTAGATATTCCTCATAACGTCCTTAATGCTAAATTTCATGCTAAAGAGGCAGAGATAGTTGCCCAAGCAGGAAGATATAAATCAGTGACAATAGCTACTAATATGGCTGGTAGAGGTACTGATATAATGCTAGGTGGAAATCCAGTATTCATGGCTAAAAACGAAGCTAAAAATGATGAAGAATATAGTGAGTTACTAAAAAAATATACACTTCAATGTGAAAAGGAAAAAGAAAAAGTATTATCTTTAGGTGGATTATTTATACTAGGAACAGAGAGACACGAATCTAGAAGAATCGACAATCAACTTAGAGGAAGATCAGGAAGACAGGGGGATCCAGGGGAATCACAATTTTATTTATCCCTAGAAGATGATCTTATGAAATTATTTGGTTCAGACAGAGTTAAAAGTGTTATGGAAAAATTAGGAATTCCAAAGGGAGAACCAATAACTCATAGGATGATAACTAAATCAATAGAGAATGCTCAAAAGAAAGTTGAATCTAGAAACTTTGGTATTAGAAAATCTTTACTTGAATTTGATGATGTTATGAACAAACAAAGAGAGGCTATTTACTCAAGTAGAAACGAAGCTTTATCTAAAAAAGAATTAAAGGATACTATTCAAGATATGCTTAGGGGCACTATTGAAAGTGAAGTAATTTCAAGATTTGTAGGAGAGTACAAAGAAGAGTGGGATATTAAAGGTCTTGCAGAATTTTTAGAAGAAAAATATAATTATGAAATAAAAGACTTAGAAGAATATAAAGCCTATGGAATAGAAGACTATATAGAAAAATTATTTAAGGAGATTCAAGAAAAGTATCAAGAAAAAGAAAAGGAAGTAACTCCAGAAATAATGAGACAAATAGAAAAGTATGTTCTTTTGGAAGTTGTAGATAATAGATGGAGAGAACATTTAAAGGCTTTAGATGGATTGAGAGAAGGTATTTATTTAAGATCATATGGTCAAAGGGATCCAGTTGTTGAATATAAATTAATTTCTGGGGATTTATACGCTAAAATGATTGAAACAATAAAAGTTGATACAACTTCTTATATGTTTAAAATAGTTGTTAAAACTAAAGAGGAAGCTGAAGAGGAAGAGAAAAAATATGGAGGGCCTGATAATCCAAATGGACCTTGTCCTTGTGGTAGTGGGAAAAAATACAAAAAATGTTGCGGTAGATAATGGGAGGTTTTTCTAATATGAAAAAAATATTAATTTTATTATCAGTTATAATGTTAACTGCTTGTACTTCTCTAAAAAATAAAGAAGTACAGAAACAAAAATTTACTAAGGAAAATATGAAAAATTGGGGAGAGACTATTTCTAAAGAAATAGAAAATAAAGCTTATATTTCTGATCTATATGGAAACGAAAATCCAGTATATTACTTAAGAAAAACAGGTAAAATGTCAGAAAAACAATATGACTTTTTAAAGGGTCTTTCAACAAAAAAAGATATAACAGCTGAAGATAGTGAAAAATTTGAAAATTTAGTAAGTAAATATGTATCTAAAATAGATAGAAAATTTTATTTAAAGGATAACAATTTAAAAAATCCTAAGGGGTTAGTTCAAAAAATGGTTTCAGATTCTTATTTAAGAATGGAAAATCCATCTAATCATATAGAAAACACAGTTGCCATGGAAGAAGAATGGGCTAAAATAGTTGAGTTTTCTAAACAAAAAGATTTAAATGAAAAAGATGTTAAAAAATTAAGAAAAATATTAAATAAATTTATAAAGAGAAGAGAATTCTTTGATAGTAAAAGTTGGTATGGAGCTGAAGTTTCACAAAGGGTTGAAGAATTAGTAGACCTATCTAAAGTAGCTATAAAATCAAAAAGAGATATAAATAATATAAACGCAAAAGCATTATACATTGCTTATCCAAATTATTTTTCTCCATTGGAAAATTGGGATAATTAGAATAAAATGATACTCAAGGCTGTTTCTTTTTGAAGCAGCCTTGTTAATATTAATAAAGGAGAAATTATGGATGATAAAATAGTAGCAGATTTACATACTCATACAGAAAATTCAGATGGAACATATTCAGTTGAAGAATTAATAAAAGCAGCAAAGGAAAAAGGATTAAAATCCATAGGAATAACAGATCATGATATAGTAAATGGTCTTTTTAATGTGGAAGCTTTATCAAAAAAATATAATATAGAAATTATTAAAGGTATAGAAATGTCGTGCAATTTAAATGGAAAGGATGTACATATTTTAGGATATGGTTTAAATATAGAGGATGATGATTTTAAAAAAGAATTAATTAGAATAAAAAAAATTAGAGAAGAAAGAAATGATAAAATAATAGAAAAATTAAATAAACTAAAATTAAATGTAACTTTAGATGAGTTAAAAACTATAGCTAAAGGTGATATAATAAGTAAAGCTCATTTTGCAGATTTAATGATAAAAAAAGGTTATGTTTATACTAAAGGAGATGCTTTTAAAAATTATTTAGGGAAATCAGGATTAGTTTTTGTAGAGAAAAAAAATTATAAACCAATAGATGCTGTGAAAACATTAAAAGCCAATGGAGCTTTAATATCTTTGGCACATCCTAAACTAATTGGTGCAAATGACAATGAAATAGAAAAATTAATTATAGATTTAAAAGAATTTGGATTAGAAGGTTTAGAAGTTAATTACTATAGTTTTGATAAAAAAGATAAGGAAAAATATATTAAATTAGCAAATAAATATAATTTAATCATTACAGGGGGTTCAGATTTTCATGGGGAAAATAGAGTTAATGTTACCTTGGGAGAAACTGGATTAAATGAGAAAGAGTATTTAGAATTTAAAAAAAGTTTAAAAAACAAGTGAAAAATGGTAAAATTGGATAAAAGAATTTAATTTAGGAGGCAAAAATGATAATAGTAACAGGGGCAGCAGGATTCATAGGTAGTGCTTTTATATGGAAATTAAATGAAATGGGAATAAATGATATATTAGCAGTTGATAAAATGGAAACAGAGGATAAGTGGCTTAACTTAAGAAAAAGAGATTATGCAGATTGGATGGATAAAGATAATCTTTTTGAGTGGTTATCCAATGAAGAAAATGCAAAAAAAATAACAGGAGTTGTTCATTTTGGAGCTTGTTCAGCAACAACAGAAAAAGATGGAGATTTTCTTATGAGCAATAATTATGAGTATACTAAAAATTTATTTAAATTTTGTACAAAATACAATATAAATTTTGTAAATTCATCTTCAGCAGCCACTTATGGAGCTGGAGAATTAGGATATAATGATGACATTACTGTTGAAGAATATAAAAAACTAATGCCTCTTAATAAATATGGATATTCTAAAAAATTATTTGACGATTGGTCTTTTAAACAATTGGATAGTCCAAAGCAATGGGTAAGTTGTAAATTCTTCAATGTTTATGGACCTCAAGAATATCATAAGGGAAGAATGGCTTCAATGGTTTTCCATACATTTAATCAATATAAAGAAAATGGTTATGTTAAATTATTTAAGTCTCATAAGGAAGGATTTAAAGATGGGGAACAATTAAGAGATTTTGTATATATTAAGGATGTTGTAAACATGCTATATTATTTTTTAACAGAAAAAGTAGAATCTGGAGTATACAATGTGGGAACTGGTAAAGCTAGAAGTTTTAAAGATTTATCAATAGCAGCAATGAGAGCAGCATCTAAAGATAATTCTTTAAAAGAAGAAGATGTGATTAAATTTGTTCCAATGCCAGAGGACTTAAGAGGGAAATATCAATATTTTACAGAAGCTAAAATGGAAAAATCAAAAAGAGCAGGATATTTAGATAAATTTTATTCTTTAGAAGAAGGGGTTTATGATTATGTTGTGAACTATTTATCTAAAGAAGATAAATACTTATAGGGGGACTTATGAATCCTTTTTTACTTGTTATAATTCTTGGTATAGTTGAAGGTATTACTGAATTTTTACCAGTTAGTAGTACTGGGCATATGATACTTGTTGAGAAATTTATAGATTCACCCTATGTTTCAAAAGCTTTTATGGATAATTTTTTAATAATAGTTCAGTTTGGTGCTATTATTTCAGTTATATTATATTTTTGGAAAGATATTCATCCCTTTGTTAAGTCAAAGGAAATTTTTAAAGAAAGAATGTCCCTTTGGAGTAAAATAATAGTTGGAGTTTTACCAGCAGGAGTTATTGGATTATTAGCAGATGACTATATTACTAGGGTTTTTTTAGGAAACACTTTTATAGTTGCTTTAATGTTGATTTTCTATGGTATTATTCTTTATTTCATAGAGGACAAAATAAAGAAAGTTAGAAAAATTAATTCTATTGGAGAAATATCTTATAAAGTTGCATTTATAATTGGTTTTTTCCAATGTTTAGCAATGATTCCAGGAACTTCAAGGTCAGGGGCTACAATAATAGGAGCCTTACTTTTGGGGCTTTCAAAGGGAACAGCTGCAGAGTTTTCTTTTTTTCTAGCTATTCCAACAATGATGGGAGCTACACTTTTAAAATTAATGAAAAGTGGTTTTAGCTTTACTAGTTTAGAATGGGAGTTATTAGCAGTTGGCTTTATAATTTCTTTTATAGTTGCTTATTTAGTGATAAAATGGTTTATGGAATACATAAAAACTAGGACTTTTAAATTATTTGGTATTTATCGTATAGTGCTAGGAATTTTAGTACTTATTTTATTGAATTTATAGTTGCTATTTTAATGGAGGATGGTATTTATGACTGAAGAAACTTTTTTTAAGATTATAAAAAAAGGGAGGGATATTCAAGCTTCAGACATACATTTTCTTGTTGGGGAATTTCCAGTTTTAAGAGTTAATGGAAATTTGATAAAAATAGAAAATTATAATAAATTATCAAATGAGAACATGTTGGAAATTTTAAATTTCACATTAAATGACAATGAGAAAAATAAATTAGAAAAAGAAAAAGAAATTGACTTATCAATTAAGGATAAAGAGGGTAATTGTAGAGTAAATATATTTTATGAGAAGAATAAAATTTCAATGGTTATAAGAATAATTAAAAATTATATTCCAAGTTTAAAAGAATTAAATATAAATGATAAGGTTTATGATTTTTTAGATTCTAAACAGGGGTTATTAGTTGTAGCAGGGAAAAGTGGTAGTGGTAAAAGCACTACCATAGCCTCCATCATAGAAGAGTTTAATAAAAACAAATCATATAACATATTAACAATAGAAGACCCTATAGAATATATATTTGAAAATAAAAAAAGTATAATTAGGCAAAGGGAAATAGGAGAGGATGTTACTAATTTTTCATCAGGTCTTAAATCTTCTCTGCGTCAAGATGCAGATATAATAATGGTAGGGGAACTAAGGGATTTAGAAAGTATTGAAATGGCTATAATTGGTGCTGAGACAGGGCATTTAGTTATATCAACTCTTCATACAACAGGAGCTGTTGATACAATAGATAGAATTATTTCAACATTTTCAAATGAAAAAAAAGAATTTATTCAAAAACTATTGTCCAATAATTTAATAGGGGTAATATATCAAGAATTTATTGAAAGTGTTAATCAAGATAAAAAACTAAAAGTTCCTTTATGTGAAATGATGTATGTTAACAAGGGAATTAGTAATCTAATAAGAACAGGACGTACAAATCAAATAGCTTCTTTTATAGAAGTTAGTGGAAGAAAAGGGAGTCTTAATAAAAGGGAATGCTTAAAATTTCTATATAAAAATAATCAAATAGATACTAAAGTATATGAAGAATATTTGAGAAAAATAAAAAAAGAAGAGATTTTGTAGGAGAAAAAATTGGAAATTAAATTAGATTTTAAAAGTAAAGAGAATACTATAATAGAGTTTAAAAGAATATTATTAAATGATATTAATATAGAAAATTTCTCAGTTAAAACTTTAAAAGAAAGTGAAGAAGAAATTTCACTAGAAATAAAAGCAGATGAATTAAAGAAAGTTTTCACTTTAAAAAATTATACTAAAAATATGATAGATCAAAAAACAGTAATGGCAAAGGCAGGGTTATTATTATTATTTGAAAAAAAATATCCATGGGGAGCCTTGGTAGGAGTGAGGCCCACAAAATTAGTAAGAAGATTTCTTCTTATGGGATATTCCTTTGAAGAAATAGATGAGATATTGAAAAAACTATACTTTGTATTTCCAGAGAAAAGAGCATTATTGTTAGAAGTTGTGAAAAAAGAAAATGAGTATTTAAATGATAAAAGTATTAATATGTATGTTGGGATTCCATATTGTCCAACAAGATGTAAATATTGTTCTTTTGCTTCCTATGAAATAAATAGTAAGTTAGGTGGATTTTATAATCAATTTGTTGAGACTTTAATAGAAGAGATAAAACTAACTGGAGAAATGTTAAAGGGGAAATCCTATAATATAGAATCTCTATATTTTGGTGGAGGAACTCCAAGTATTTTAAAAGAAAAAGATTTAAAGAATATAATACAGGCCTTGTATGAAAATATTGACTTAAGTAAGTTAAAAGAATTTACATTTGAAGCTGGAAGAGAGGATACTTTAAACTTAGAAAAATTAAATATACTAAAGGAAATGAAGGTGGATAGGATTAGTTTGAATCCTCAAACTTTCAATGAAAAAATATTAAAAGACTTAAATAGAAGTTTTAACAGAGAACATTTTGATGAAATGTTCAAAGAAATAAAGAAATTAGGTTTTGTTATTAATATGGATTTTATAATAGGGTTACCTGGTGAGAAAGTTGAAGATATTTTAAGAACTTTGGATCAAGTAAAGGATTATGAAATAGATAATTTTACAATACACACACTAGCTATTAAAAAAGGATCAAAATTACTTAAGGATAATTATAAAATAGGAGAGATTGAAAATGAAAAGATACAATGTAAAATAAAAGAAATAACTACTTTAAAAAAACTATTTCCCTATTATCTTTATAGACAAAAAAATACACATGATTGGGGAGAAAATATAGGTTATTCTCTTTTGGGAAAAGAATCAATATTTAATATTGAAATGATAGAAGAAAACCAATCTACAATAGCCCTTGGTGGTGGTGGAATTAGTAAGAAAGTAATGAGAATAGATAAAACAAGATCATCAATAGAAAGATATATAAATCCTAAAGATCCATATATGTATATTTGTGAAATGAAAGAAAGGAT
Proteins encoded:
- the secA gene encoding preprotein translocase subunit SecA — translated: MIGNLLKGIFGTKNDREIKRISKRIVGINALEKEYEKLSDEELKGKTKEFQNRLKAGETLDSLLEEAFAVVREGSKRVLNMRHYDVQLIGGIVLYEGKITEMKTGEGKTLVATCPIYLNALTEKGVHVITVNDYLAKRDKEQMGELFEFLGLTTGVLVSNLPNNERKEAYNCHITYGTNSEFGFDYLRDNMVGTLEEKVQRGLNFCIVDEVDSILIDEARTPLIISGAAENTSKLYETFNQVATILERSRETEKITDIKKKKEMNIPDAKWKDYEVDEKTKNIVLTEKGVKKVEKMLNLENLYAPENIELTHYLMQCLKAKELFQRDKDYLVKGSDVVIIDEFTGRALEGRRYSDGLHQAIEAKEGVKIAGENQTLASITLQNYFRMYKKLSGMTGTAETEASEFMFIYELPVVIIPTNKPIIRKDNGDIIYKSEEEKIEAIVEEIKKLYEKGQPVLVGTITIQGSELLSNELKKLDIPHNVLNAKFHAKEAEIVAQAGRYKSVTIATNMAGRGTDIMLGGNPVFMAKNEAKNDEEYSELLKKYTLQCEKEKEKVLSLGGLFILGTERHESRRIDNQLRGRSGRQGDPGESQFYLSLEDDLMKLFGSDRVKSVMEKLGIPKGEPITHRMITKSIENAQKKVESRNFGIRKSLLEFDDVMNKQREAIYSSRNEALSKKELKDTIQDMLRGTIESEVISRFVGEYKEEWDIKGLAEFLEEKYNYEIKDLEEYKAYGIEDYIEKLFKEIQEKYQEKEKEVTPEIMRQIEKYVLLEVVDNRWREHLKALDGLREGIYLRSYGQRDPVVEYKLISGDLYAKMIETIKVDTTSYMFKIVVKTKEEAEEEEKKYGGPDNPNGPCPCGSGKKYKKCCGR
- a CDS encoding PHP domain-containing protein — translated: MDDKIVADLHTHTENSDGTYSVEELIKAAKEKGLKSIGITDHDIVNGLFNVEALSKKYNIEIIKGIEMSCNLNGKDVHILGYGLNIEDDDFKKELIRIKKIREERNDKIIEKLNKLKLNVTLDELKTIAKGDIISKAHFADLMIKKGYVYTKGDAFKNYLGKSGLVFVEKKNYKPIDAVKTLKANGALISLAHPKLIGANDNEIEKLIIDLKEFGLEGLEVNYYSFDKKDKEKYIKLANKYNLIITGGSDFHGENRVNVTLGETGLNEKEYLEFKKSLKNK
- the rfaD gene encoding ADP-glyceromanno-heptose 6-epimerase; its protein translation is MIIVTGAAGFIGSAFIWKLNEMGINDILAVDKMETEDKWLNLRKRDYADWMDKDNLFEWLSNEENAKKITGVVHFGACSATTEKDGDFLMSNNYEYTKNLFKFCTKYNINFVNSSSAATYGAGELGYNDDITVEEYKKLMPLNKYGYSKKLFDDWSFKQLDSPKQWVSCKFFNVYGPQEYHKGRMASMVFHTFNQYKENGYVKLFKSHKEGFKDGEQLRDFVYIKDVVNMLYYFLTEKVESGVYNVGTGKARSFKDLSIAAMRAASKDNSLKEEDVIKFVPMPEDLRGKYQYFTEAKMEKSKRAGYLDKFYSLEEGVYDYVVNYLSKEDKYL
- a CDS encoding undecaprenyl-diphosphate phosphatase; the encoded protein is MNPFLLVIILGIVEGITEFLPVSSTGHMILVEKFIDSPYVSKAFMDNFLIIVQFGAIISVILYFWKDIHPFVKSKEIFKERMSLWSKIIVGVLPAGVIGLLADDYITRVFLGNTFIVALMLIFYGIILYFIEDKIKKVRKINSIGEISYKVAFIIGFFQCLAMIPGTSRSGATIIGALLLGLSKGTAAEFSFFLAIPTMMGATLLKLMKSGFSFTSLEWELLAVGFIISFIVAYLVIKWFMEYIKTRTFKLFGIYRIVLGILVLILLNL
- a CDS encoding type IV pilus twitching motility protein PilT, giving the protein MTEETFFKIIKKGRDIQASDIHFLVGEFPVLRVNGNLIKIENYNKLSNENMLEILNFTLNDNEKNKLEKEKEIDLSIKDKEGNCRVNIFYEKNKISMVIRIIKNYIPSLKELNINDKVYDFLDSKQGLLVVAGKSGSGKSTTIASIIEEFNKNKSYNILTIEDPIEYIFENKKSIIRQREIGEDVTNFSSGLKSSLRQDADIIMVGELRDLESIEMAIIGAETGHLVISTLHTTGAVDTIDRIISTFSNEKKEFIQKLLSNNLIGVIYQEFIESVNQDKKLKVPLCEMMYVNKGISNLIRTGRTNQIASFIEVSGRKGSLNKRECLKFLYKNNQIDTKVYEEYLRKIKKEEIL
- a CDS encoding coproporphyrinogen III oxidase; protein product: MEIKLDFKSKENTIIEFKRILLNDINIENFSVKTLKESEEEISLEIKADELKKVFTLKNYTKNMIDQKTVMAKAGLLLLFEKKYPWGALVGVRPTKLVRRFLLMGYSFEEIDEILKKLYFVFPEKRALLLEVVKKENEYLNDKSINMYVGIPYCPTRCKYCSFASYEINSKLGGFYNQFVETLIEEIKLTGEMLKGKSYNIESLYFGGGTPSILKEKDLKNIIQALYENIDLSKLKEFTFEAGREDTLNLEKLNILKEMKVDRISLNPQTFNEKILKDLNRSFNREHFDEMFKEIKKLGFVINMDFIIGLPGEKVEDILRTLDQVKDYEIDNFTIHTLAIKKGSKLLKDNYKIGEIENEKIQCKIKEITTLKKLFPYYLYRQKNTHDWGENIGYSLLGKESIFNIEMIEENQSTIALGGGGISKKVMRIDKTRSSIERYINPKDPYMYICEMKERIKQKNKLFEF